From Streptomyces chrestomyceticus JCM 4735, one genomic window encodes:
- a CDS encoding BlaI/MecI/CopY family transcriptional regulator: MNAEKDERRPGGELEAAVLAALWAADTPLTPAQVQAALDSGLARTTVTTILSRLHEKGTLHRERQGRGYAYRPVHDPHGLTALRMHGELDRDSDRQTVLARFVAQLSPDDEQVLRRLLEEGP, from the coding sequence GTGAACGCCGAAAAGGACGAGCGCCGGCCGGGGGGCGAGCTGGAGGCCGCGGTGCTGGCCGCGCTGTGGGCGGCGGACACACCGCTCACCCCGGCCCAGGTACAGGCCGCTCTCGACTCCGGCCTGGCCCGTACGACCGTGACCACGATCCTGTCGCGCCTGCACGAGAAGGGCACCCTCCACCGGGAGCGGCAGGGGCGCGGCTACGCCTACCGCCCCGTCCACGACCCGCACGGCCTGACCGCCCTGCGCATGCACGGCGAACTCGATCGCGACAGCGACCGCCAGACGGTCCTGGCCCGCTTCGTCGCCCAACTGAGCCCGGACGACGAGCAGGTGCTGCGCCGGCTGCTGGAGGAGGGCCCGTGA
- a CDS encoding M48 family metalloprotease produces the protein MIALLLVPLLLPCAAPLLAHRILDRCPPVAALWNLTVSALLLAAGTVATLGTLALTGLLDIPAFAALGELVHPLRTAPERLLLPLAALAAALLTLATLTLGRSVVRQAARLRTARSQAGRKPAAGDLCVVESPHPDAYALPGRPHRIVVTTAMLRSLDAREREALFAHERAHNAGGHHYFLAAAELAAHCHPALRPVREDIRLAAERAADEAAAISVGDRDLTARAIARAALVAHTAHASRSTVTPAATTGPVPRRVTALLRPAVRAPRAASWIAASLAVCALLSCGAAGTGALHVHQDIEVAQGETGPSAARVRGVARLLWPAPL, from the coding sequence ATGATCGCACTGCTGCTGGTCCCACTCCTTCTGCCCTGTGCGGCACCCCTGCTGGCCCACCGGATCCTCGACCGCTGCCCTCCGGTGGCTGCCCTGTGGAACCTGACCGTCTCGGCGCTGCTCCTCGCGGCCGGTACGGTGGCGACGCTCGGCACCCTCGCGCTGACCGGCCTGCTCGACATCCCGGCCTTCGCCGCCCTCGGTGAACTGGTGCACCCGCTGCGCACCGCCCCCGAACGGCTGCTCCTGCCCCTGGCCGCCCTGGCCGCCGCCCTGCTCACCCTCGCGACCCTCACCCTCGGCCGCTCGGTCGTACGGCAGGCCGCCCGCCTGCGGACCGCCCGCTCACAGGCCGGCCGCAAGCCCGCCGCGGGCGACCTGTGCGTCGTCGAATCGCCGCACCCCGACGCCTACGCCCTGCCCGGCCGCCCGCACCGCATCGTCGTCACCACTGCCATGCTGCGCAGCCTCGACGCACGCGAGCGCGAGGCCCTCTTCGCGCACGAGCGTGCCCACAACGCCGGCGGCCACCACTACTTCCTGGCCGCGGCCGAACTCGCCGCACACTGCCACCCCGCCCTGCGCCCGGTGCGCGAGGACATCCGGCTGGCCGCCGAACGGGCCGCCGACGAAGCCGCCGCCATCAGCGTCGGCGACCGTGATCTGACCGCGCGCGCCATCGCCCGCGCCGCGCTGGTCGCGCACACGGCACACGCCTCCCGGTCCACGGTCACACCGGCGGCCACCACCGGCCCCGTGCCCCGGCGCGTGACCGCCCTGCTGCGCCCCGCCGTACGCGCCCCGCGCGCCGCCTCCTGGATCGCCGCCTCGCTGGCCGTCTGCGCTCTGCTGTCCTGCGGGGCCGCAGGAACCGGCGCGCTCCACGTCCACCAGGACATCGAAGTCGCCCAGGGCGAGACCGGTCCCTCAGCCGCCCGCGTGCGCGGCGTCGCCCGGCTCCTGTGGCCGGCTCCTCTCTGA
- a CDS encoding bile acid:sodium symporter family protein produces the protein MTAAVQRWLLGLMLACYVLAGVLPGPGETLRGLALRMPVGASALSLPMLLLAMMLFNAGLGVRITDLRGVVCRPARLVLGIAANALLPLLVLPAVALGLRTWPDPGEAEGLVVGLMLVLAMPIAGGAASWGQTAGGNVPLVVAMVIGSTVLSPLTVPLGIHLAAHLVGPHGAGTLDDTTTVDGIARTGAGVFALVSVVLPCLAGIAVRSALGEERVHRALPAAKAVNLMNILLLCYVNAAGALGQALARPDPDLLMLALGLSGAACCLTFCCGRWMSSWARCDRPDKISLTFATGMNNSSAAAVLAAGWFSHRPGVLLPILSYSLLQKIVAGATGRPSRPRRQS, from the coding sequence GTGACGGCAGCCGTGCAGCGGTGGTTGCTGGGGCTGATGCTGGCCTGCTATGTGCTGGCCGGTGTACTGCCGGGGCCTGGCGAGACGCTGCGCGGCCTGGCGCTGCGGATGCCGGTGGGCGCGTCCGCGCTGTCCCTGCCGATGCTGTTACTGGCGATGATGCTGTTCAACGCCGGGCTGGGGGTGCGCATCACCGATCTGCGCGGTGTGGTGTGCCGGCCGGCGCGGCTGGTGCTCGGCATCGCCGCCAACGCCCTGCTCCCCTTGCTCGTGCTCCCGGCCGTTGCCCTGGGCCTGCGAACCTGGCCCGATCCGGGAGAGGCGGAGGGGCTGGTGGTCGGGCTCATGCTGGTGCTGGCGATGCCGATCGCGGGCGGCGCCGCCTCGTGGGGACAGACCGCGGGGGGCAATGTCCCGCTGGTCGTCGCGATGGTGATCGGCTCCACGGTACTCAGCCCGCTCACCGTCCCGCTCGGCATTCATCTGGCCGCTCACCTGGTCGGCCCCCACGGCGCCGGAACCCTGGACGACACCACCACGGTCGACGGCATCGCCCGGACCGGGGCCGGGGTGTTCGCGCTGGTGTCGGTGGTGCTGCCGTGCCTCGCCGGGATCGCCGTACGCAGCGCGCTCGGCGAGGAGCGGGTCCACCGGGCCCTGCCCGCGGCCAAGGCCGTGAACCTGATGAACATCCTGCTGCTGTGTTACGTCAACGCCGCGGGCGCACTGGGGCAGGCGCTCGCCCGTCCGGACCCCGACCTGCTGATGCTGGCGCTCGGCCTGTCCGGCGCGGCGTGCTGCCTGACCTTCTGCTGCGGGCGGTGGATGTCTTCCTGGGCGCGGTGCGACCGGCCGGACAAAATCTCCCTGACCTTCGCCACGGGGATGAACAACAGCAGTGCGGCTGCCGTGTTGGCCGCCGGCTGGTTCTCCCACCGCCCCGGGGTGCTGCTGCCGATCCTCTCGTACAGCCTGCTGCAGAAGATCGTGGCAGGAGCGACGGGACGACCGTCCCGACCCCGACGGCAGTCGTGA
- a CDS encoding lamin tail domain-containing protein — protein sequence MIRFAPRLAAAAAVSAALAAALAGPASATGHQLPVPHRSPVVLGAVQADSPGRDDGSNRSLNAEWVTVKNTGRHAVNLTGWTLTSRHTHTTYRFHLRLGGHQQVRVHTGRGHDTMHDVYQNRRTYAWDNHRDTATLRNDHRVIVDTEHWNHR from the coding sequence GTGATTCGTTTTGCACCGCGTCTGGCCGCTGCCGCGGCGGTATCGGCCGCCCTGGCCGCCGCCCTGGCGGGGCCGGCCTCGGCCACCGGCCATCAACTGCCGGTTCCGCACCGTTCTCCGGTCGTGCTGGGCGCGGTCCAGGCCGACAGCCCCGGACGCGACGACGGCTCCAACCGGAGCCTGAACGCCGAGTGGGTCACGGTGAAGAACACCGGCCGGCACGCGGTCAACCTCACCGGCTGGACGCTGACCAGCCGGCACACCCACACCACCTACCGCTTCCACCTGCGCCTGGGCGGCCACCAGCAGGTCCGCGTCCACACCGGCCGCGGCCACGACACGATGCACGACGTCTACCAGAACCGCCGCACCTACGCCTGGGACAACCACCGCGACACCGCCACCCTGCGCAACGACCACCGCGTGATCGTCGACACCGAGCACTGGAACCACCGCTGA
- a CDS encoding lytic transglycosylase domain-containing protein, whose amino-acid sequence MTTRRCSPVRLAIATLALAAAGTACTPVGSGRAPGTPKTATTASPQAQAYDPSHFAPQVVAHARQAGVSARLLMAILYNEAYKPHDPEWERAWQRTKPDAAFGIANMHKAAFDQTKRGRDFADRDWHELPDDRDLAIKAAAWYLHDLGRQLPTQRSGSLSRDELLALGYNTGAGNMRAFARGTAPGPQAQIYLDRLHNNWTRAQQALQHT is encoded by the coding sequence GTGACCACGCGACGCTGCTCTCCGGTACGGCTGGCGATCGCTACCCTCGCTCTTGCCGCAGCAGGCACGGCCTGTACTCCGGTCGGTTCCGGCCGTGCACCGGGTACGCCGAAGACTGCCACCACCGCCTCGCCGCAGGCCCAGGCGTACGACCCTTCCCACTTCGCACCGCAGGTGGTCGCACACGCCCGCCAGGCCGGCGTGAGTGCCCGCCTGCTGATGGCGATCTTGTACAACGAGGCGTACAAGCCGCACGACCCGGAGTGGGAACGGGCCTGGCAGCGCACCAAACCGGACGCTGCCTTCGGCATCGCCAACATGCACAAGGCCGCCTTCGACCAGACCAAGCGCGGGCGCGACTTCGCCGACCGCGACTGGCACGAGCTTCCCGACGACCGTGACCTCGCCATCAAGGCAGCAGCCTGGTACCTGCACGACCTGGGCAGGCAACTGCCCACCCAGCGCAGCGGATCGCTGTCCCGGGACGAACTGCTGGCCCTGGGCTACAACACCGGGGCGGGCAACATGCGGGCCTTCGCCAGGGGTACGGCACCCGGCCCCCAGGCCCAGATCTACCTGGACCGCCTGCACAACAACTGGACCAGAGCCCAGCAAGCCCTCCAACACACCTGA